CCGCGCAGCACGGGCAGCTCCGGAGCCGCCGCCCTCACGGCGTCGAAGTACTCGTGCAGCCCGCCGTGGCGGACGTCGTACCCCAGCTCGCGCAATCGCCGCACGACATCGGGGATCTCAGCCTGCGGCCGGGTGTGGTCGGTGCCGTTGAGCAGCAGCACCACCCCCGCCGGGGCGTGCGGCGCGAGCCCCTCCAGCACCTCGACGGCCTGCCGGACCGCGAGCTCCGGGTCGAACCGCAGGTAGCTCACGTCACCCCACCGGGCCGGGTAGCCCAGCTGGGACGCGTTGCCGTATCCGAACCGCAGGAACGAGGCCAGCACCCTCGAACCGTCGGGGGCCTCCCACCAGAACTCGTTGGGGATGCGCTCGCCCTCGGCGCCGAAGCCGCGCCAGAACAGCGCCGTCTCGATGCCGAAGCCCCTCAGGATCTGGGGCAGCTGGCCGACGTGGCCGAACGAGTCGGGGTTGTAGCCGTGGAGCATGGGTTCCCCACCCAGCTGCCGGGCCAGCCGGGTCCCGATGAGGAGGTTGCGCACCAGCGCCTCCGGGCTGGCCAGGTACTCGTCGGGCAGCACGTACCACGGCCCCACCAGCAGCCGCCCGGCCGCCACCTGTCGCCGCACGTCCTCCCGGCGCTCTGGACGGAACTCCAGGTAGTCCTCGATAGGGATGGTCTGGCCGTCTAGCATGAAGGCCTGGAAGCCGGGCCGGTGGTCGAGCAGGTGCAGCACCTGGTCGAGAAGCTCCACCAGCGCCCACCGGAACTCCTGGAACGGAACGTACCAGGCCCGATCCCAGTGCGACATCGACACCATCACGGCCCGCAAGCGACGCTGCTCCAACGCCTGCGCTCCCTTCATCCCCGGACCGGCATCACCGACTGGCGCACCACCAGCCGCGGCGGCACGCGGATCTCCCGGGCCGGCCCACCCTGCAGCATGTCGAGCATCAGCTGGGCGGCATGCCGGCCGATGTTCACCACGTCCTGTTCCACGTACGTGATGGGGACGAGGATCGACGACACCTCCGGCACGTCGTCGAAGGCGACCAAAGACAGGTCCTTGGGGATCTGCTTGCCTAGCCTTCCCACGGCGGCGAAGACGCCCACCGTCGCGTTGTAGTTGAACGTGACGACCGCGGTGATCTCGGGAGCGCGGCAAAGCAGCCGCATGGCTGCCTCGACGCCGGCCTCGAAGGAGTCGGCCACGAGCCTTTCCACCAGGTGCTCGGAGAACGGGATCCGGGCCTGCTCCAGCGCACGGCGGTAGCCCCGCAGCCGTTCGACGACCGAACTCAGCGGCGGACCGGTCAGGTACCCGATCGCCCGGTGCCCGAGCGAGACCAGGTAAGTGACGGCCTCGTACGCTCCCCTCTCGTTGTCCGAGCAGACCACGCCGGCCCCCGGCACTTCCAGGTAGCGGTCCACGAAGACGACGGGGGCGTTCATGGATTCGATCAGGCGGAGCGTCTCCCGGGTCAGGTCCTCCCGGCCCCGTATGAGCAGGTCGCCCGTGGGCACGGCGAAGACGCCGTCCGAGTTGCCCCGGATCAGATGGAGCTTCTCCAGCTGGCGTTCGGCGTCTTCGAAAGAGCAGTAGAGGTGCAGCGTTCGGCCGGCCCGCTCCATCTCATCGTTGAGAATCGCGATCATGTCGCTCACCGGAGGGCCGTCGATCCTCGGGACCAGAGCCGACAGCGTGCCCGTCTTCCCGTTCTTCAAGGCGCGAGCCATGAGGTTGGGCGAGTAGCCCAACCGGTCGGCGGCGGCCAGCACCGCCATGCGGGTCTCGTGAGAGACCCGCCCCACGTTGCGCAGCGCCCTCGACGCCGTGGAATGGGAGACGCTCGCTGCTCGGGCGACGTCCTTCAGGGTGAGGCGGCGGTGCCCGTCGGGTCCTGTCTGTTTCACGTGTGCGCACCCCTTCTGGGCCGCGTTGGGCTGATTCGACGCGGGTTGACGCGATCCTTCCGAGAGAAACGACGTGCTTCCGCGCACACGTGTGCGCGCTGCGGTTGGCGGGAGCGTACCGTCCTCGGCCGGGCGCTTGAGCTCGACCGGACCGTCCAGACCCCGCGTTCGCCCCTGTCGCCGCGCTTACGGGCCGGCCTCTCCTTGCCCTGCTGGTGTTGGCCTTCCTGGAGCGGCGCGTGTGGCGAGAACTGGCCCGCACCCGGGACGTGCTGGTCATCGGGGGCCAGCGCAAAACTCAAGCGCCCACCCTGCAGGCCATCCTGGACATGTTCCGGTCGCTGCAGGTGATCCTCATCGACACCGGGCAGCGGGTCGAACGGATCCTTCCCAGCAACACCGATCCGCAACTGTTCCAAGTGCTCCGCTTGGGCGGATACTCGGAAGCCATCTACCTTCAGCGGTAGAG
The sequence above is a segment of the Bacillota bacterium genome. Coding sequences within it:
- a CDS encoding LacI family DNA-binding transcriptional regulator — encoded protein: MKQTGPDGHRRLTLKDVARAASVSHSTASRALRNVGRVSHETRMAVLAAADRLGYSPNLMARALKNGKTGTLSALVPRIDGPPVSDMIAILNDEMERAGRTLHLYCSFEDAERQLEKLHLIRGNSDGVFAVPTGDLLIRGREDLTRETLRLIESMNAPVVFVDRYLEVPGAGVVCSDNERGAYEAVTYLVSLGHRAIGYLTGPPLSSVVERLRGYRRALEQARIPFSEHLVERLVADSFEAGVEAAMRLLCRAPEITAVVTFNYNATVGVFAAVGRLGKQIPKDLSLVAFDDVPEVSSILVPITYVEQDVVNIGRHAAQLMLDMLQGGPAREIRVPPRLVVRQSVMPVRG